The nucleotide window ttctccttggctgctgcgagctcggcctcgtgcTCGGCgcgcagcttctcggcgatgGACGCGAGCTCCTCCTGGTGGGCTGCGAggagcttctccttgtcgccgGAGCTCTCGGCCAGGGCCGCCTCCTTTGCGCTCGCAATCTCGGCGAGcagcttctccttctcgccagAGGTCTCGGCTTGGAGCGCACCAACGACCTCGGCGTGAGACGCCTTGAGCGCATCAATCTCTTTAGCCAAGCTGGCCTCGCTGTCGCTCTTGAGAATGTCCAGCTGCTTGGCGTGGCTGTCCTTCAGGCTctggagctcggcgagctgggcgtccttgtcggcggAAGCGCCGCTCTTGGCaccctcgagctcctcggcgtgGCTGGCGCGGATGGCGTCAAGAGCCTTCTGATGttcggcctccttggcctcgagagcggcgacggcggcggcgagctcggccttggcggcctcgagggccttggtgttgctgtcGGAGGCATCGGCGTGGCTCTTGGTGAGCTCGCCGTGCGTACTAGTGAGCTCGGTGTGCTTCgactcgaggtcgccgagctTGGCGGTGAGTGCGCCGTGCTGCGATTCCAACTCGGCATGCTGCGACTCCAACCCGGTGTGCTTTGTGTTGAGCGCAGTGTGCTCcgtctcgagctcggcgtgcTTGGCCTCGAGATCCTGGAACTTGCGCTTGAAGAAGGCGTCTCCCTTGAGCGACTCAATCTCCTCTTCGTAGTCCTGGGACACCTGcttgagctcggcgtcgtgcTTCTTGACCTGGGCAGAAtgctcggccttggccttctcgagaGCCTCATCCTTGGCGGTGATCTCCTCCTTGATGCTCTCGATCTGCTTCTGGAACTCGAGGGCCTCCTCCCtggccttggcgacgtccgtctcggcggccgtGAGCTTgctctcgaggtcggcgacgttggctcgcacctcggccagctcggccgtcttggcgtcgaggtcggccttggcctgctcggcCACCTTttcggcggcctcgagcttgcTCTTGAGCTCGGCAATCTCggtctcgacggcggcgagcttggtCTTGTGagcctcgacctcggtgttgaccttggcctcgtgggcggcctcgagctcgttCTGCGAGGCCGTGAGGCCGTCAATCTTCTTCTGGAGCTcggtgacggcgtcctcgtgGCTGGCTTTCAGCCTGGCCAGAGCCTCCTCCTGGTCGGTTGTGGCGGACAGCCCCTGGGacagctcgtcggcgtgcttggcctcgagggcggcgatggccgacTTGTGCTCCTCGGTCAGGGAGGTCTGCAActcctcgatcttggcgGCGTGCTCGTCCAGGGCCTTTTGCAGGGCGGACTCGCTCTCGTTGAGCTTCTGCTCGTGCTCGGCCTGGAGGGTCTCGAGGGACTGCTTCAGGTCGGCGagctccgcctcggcggcctccttggcggcgacaGCCTCCTTGTACTCGCTCTGCTGTTTCTCGTAGTCAGCATCGGTGGCCATTAGATGTTCATTGGCCTCATCCACCTGGTTCGCGAGCTCGGTTTGTTTGGCTTTTAACTCGATAACCTGGTCCTGGTGGGCCTTCTGAATATTGAGGACAGCATTCCTCACCTGCACGGCATCCCTGTTCACTCCGTCAGAGTACTGCGTGAGCTTGTCCTGCGACTGCTGGACCTGCGTCTTGAGGTCGCTCAGCTGGGACTCCTTTTCGGCCAGCTGAGACTCCTTCTCGATGAGCTGGGCCTTGAGCTGTTCGACCTCCTTGCCGAGGGCCTCGGACACACCCGAGGAATCCGGACGGATCGAGGTGCGGGATCTCGGGGCGGTAGTGGAGGAGGCAGCGGAGGTCGAAGCGGTGGAGAGacgcttcttggcctcggcaaCCGGGCCAGTAGCAGCCGACGAGCGCGAGctgatggaggaggggcgaGGAGCGACCGAGTTCGGGGTGCGCGAcacggtcgacgagggcctgcCGGAAGTGGAGGTGGTCGCGGAGGCGGCAGGTttcctcgcggcggcggcggaaccAATGGTCGAAGTCCTCTTCTCCCTGCTGGGCGAGCCGACAGCGCTGGCGCCGCTGCTCGGGACGGCAGAGGTGCGGCGGATTGATCTCTTGGACTCATCCTCGGAGGCCGACACGCTGGGTCGCGAGCGGTGGGTGGCGGTGGACGAGATGCTGCTTGCAGGCTTGCGAACGGTGCTGGTCGAGGTGCTGGAGGTGCCGCCGGGAGGACGGGTGGGGGGCTtggccaggccgccggcgacgcgaGTGGTAGCCGACGAGGTGCTGGCGGGCTTGGTCGCAGTggtgctcgtcgacgaagcggTGGTGGGACGGCGAACGGTGGAGGAAGTGGCTGTGGCAGCGCCGGAGCTCGAGCCGGGCTTCTTCAGAGAGGAAGCCGTCGAGACGGTGGACTTCGTGCTCGGGGAGGACGGGGCGGGCTTAGGAGTCTCATCGTGCTGGACGACCTCGAAGCTGCCGGCGTCGGACATTTTGGCagtagggggggggggatcgtgtgacggcgaggagggagagagtcTCTGTCGATGGGTGGGTTCTGCTCACGCGTGTCAAGGTCAGCTGGAGGCGTTCGAAGAGAGGAAGTCGGATAGCCGCAGGAGTCGGGAGACACAGCAAGGGTAGAGTAGGTAGAGTGGAGGGAGAGGCAGAAGGGGACGATCTGGCTGGAATCACAGCATTCCTGGCGGCAGAAGGTATTGGAGAGCTGCATTGGCGTCTCCAAGAAGGCAATTGGGTGGTAGGACGAGGGGGATTGAATAGGTTGGATGCGTAGTATAAAGAGTTGGTCTTGTCCGGATTGCGACTTACCTCGCGACACGTCGTGTTTGTGTGACCGGACCTTGggtctccttttcttttcttgtcttgtcttgtctcAAGTTTCCTCCTTTGCGAAAGCTTTTGGAGCTTCACGGCGGTGGAGAAGtcaacaaaacaaaacaacaCAAGAAACAATTAAAGAAAGAAACCCCGACACGAGGTTGGAGATGAGACACGAAACGACACGGGAGAATGTCGTCGTTGTATCTGCAAGACTGGGAGAGCTCTGATCAGGGGGCGAAGGCAGCTGAACAGAGGTGGGAGGGAATAGTTTgggggagagaaaaaaggaTGGATGTCGGTGTCGGTGTTGGGATAGAGAGGTAGAGAGGCAGAGACAacggggagggaagaggtGAGGTGTCTAATTAGGTAAGATTGATTGTAAGGTAACCCCGTACGTACTGCCAGCTGGACGAGGGCATGttggaagaaaaaaaaagccaaaataaaaaaaagaTGCCTCCAGATGGGCGTGTGGATGCCCCTGGCTGTGTCCAGACTCCAGTCTATCGTCTGTATCTCCAGTCCACCGTTTCCAGTCTCCAGTCCCCAGGACCCTTCCTTTCCTTGAGGTAAGGTAGGGAGGTATGTAGCCATACATCCCGATTCTTGCCCAGGTACCGAAGCATAAGGTGGTTAGTTCGGCAGAATAAAGTGATGCATGCATTAGGCGCTGTACTAACACTAATCGACAGGTGGAAGCATTGAACACGCACGCCCTGGTAGGCCGGCCTGCCCTGCAGCAAAAGCACCGGGCACTGGGCACTGTGCACTGGGCCCCGAGCACTGACACCCGACGGGAACAGGAGCCCAGTCAATCTTAGCCAACAGCAACACCACGTATTTACAGCAACAAGGGGGTGGAAGGGGTCACAGACATGTGGCGGTCTGTCTGATGGCCACTGGCTAGCAGGATATGTCACCTTGGACGTTAACTCAGAgacttctctctctctctctctctctctctctctctctctctctctctctctctctctctctctctctctctctctctctctctctctctctctctctcttttccctcGTGAGGTACGGATATCCGTACACCAATCGCCACGAAACCaaggtaccttacctaggtaggtatgaGAATATGACAAGTCTGTCAGAGCTCAGCGGGAGGGCTGACAGCTGTGCAGCTGCGTAAACTGCGAAGCTAACAGTGAAGCCAGCCCGTGGACAGTGCTAGCAAGGGCGGCTCTCGCTTCGGGAGCTCGGGCAGTGGGTCGACCCATCTTCCGCGACCTGTCATTTGCTGACTCCCGTCGGCTGTCCAATCAGATGCTGAATCTCCCCACAGCGAAGGTACGTGTTTTTCAATATCAATACGTACCTAACATTACATACACCTACCTAGATTAGGTACCTAGCTCCAACCATCCTCACCTGAGTCGCCTATCACCTATCACCtctcttgctctctctctctctctctctctctctctctccattgTCTACGGTCTACGGCTTCACTCTTCCAGTGACCCTTGAAGCGCCTGTTCCATCACAGGTTCATCACCCTTATGTAACCCGCGATCAGACCAAGGAAACACATCATGGGCATCGACGCAGGTAGACCATAGacggggagggaagggggaggcgACAAACACCCAAAAAACCTCGGCCCGGATCGGATCCAATCGCCTGACCAAATCAATGGGCACCGACTCGCGCTTCCAGAGCGAAAAGCCACCCCGAAGCCATCACGAACGGTGCCCCTGGACTAGAACTGACTAGCAATTCACCAATCAAACCCACGCGCGCGCCATCCGGACTCTATCGGTGCAGACTGTACACAGGTACTTGCCAATTTATGTTCCATCAAACTCACCAACcattctcttctcttttcggcctcgcggctggggggggaggaatCAATTACATACGATTGCGGATTGAAAGGGGGGCAATGAGTCCATGACACTCTTCACCCGCCAAATTGATACGGAAATTGGCCCTCAGGTGGCTCGAAATCAtcgtgccccccccccccctgtaCTTTATTCACTTGTGTCACTATCCGTTTCTCGTCCTCTGATGTATCCATACGGATCCTCTGtcgccctctctcttttcaTCCGCCTCGTGACCACCTGTCCAACCCGCCAGTCCAACAACATTCTGAATCCTTACAGAAGTATGTCTTGGATCGCATGCCGCAAAATACAAATCATCAGCCTCATTCTTAGGGGTTTAGGGGTCCGTCTCTCCCGGACACCCTGCTTTGACTGCCTAGTACATGTACCATGCCTAGGTATACAAAACTTAGCCCTCGCGCTCTCACTTATTCGCCCGCCTCACTGATGTCTTCCAACCGTGAGAACCTCGCTGGGTTCCctcagtctctctctctctctctctctctctctctctctctctctctttctctccagCTTGTACTCTCCGTCGATGTTAAGCCCTGAATATGTCTCACATGCAAAAAACACACTGATCCTGCCCACCGGTGGGTGTGTAACCACCAACTCCCACATAAACGCCTCCGCTACCCGACGCCCCTAAgcgtccgtccgtccacGACGTGCTGTCATATCGTCCCACATGTCCCTCATTCACTGTGGCTGCAACTCCCTTGGTGTTTACGTGGCGCCTCACTGTTGACTATTCCTGCAAGGCTACTGGCAACATCGACAACACTACCATCATGGCCTTGCTTTGCCTAGCATCCCCGACCATGACTTCTGTCACGGTGGGTTGATATGGCCAGTCAACATCAACATATTGAACACATGGTCAAAGCAAAGCAAACCCTTCCCTTCATTTACTCCTAATTACTTGGTACAACATAACATTTAACACATCCCATCCATATTCATTCTAGTAGTCGTCATCCGAATCCGTGTCCTCGTCCGGCACGAGCGCACGGTATCTCCGGCTGGCGAGGTCCTCCTCAATCCCGCCCTCGCTCTCCGGGTCCACGTATCCCTCTCCTCCGAACAGGCTCAGCGCCACGGGGAGGAAAATGAGCGCGTGCGTGCCCGCGAACACGACGAGCGCCAGCCAGACGCGGAAGTAGTAAATCTCAAAGATCTTGGACCGCGTAAACGCAAGCACAAAGACTCCAAGAAGCTTAGTGACCGTGATGCCCGAGAACACGGAGCTTCCCACGTTGACCAGTGCCGTCCACGCGCGCGCGTCACGGCCGCGGAAGCGGTTCTTAGCACGCTCCATGACGGTCCGCGAAGGGAACATGAAGGCCCTCGCAATGTGGGCGCAAAACTCCACACCGATGCCGACGCAGATGATGAGGTTGACGAGCGAGACTGCGTTGAGCGACACCCCAAACACTGCCATCGCGCCAATGATATCGACAACGGTCATGCAGACCGTAACCGTGACGACTAGAGCAGTCATTAGGGACCCCAGGAGGATCGACGCAATGACAAAGATGATGGCCACCGCCGAGCCCAGGAGAGCGGCCGTCAGCGACACGATGCTGGCATACTGGTCGAAGAAGATGTAAAAGAGGCTGTAGGGGAACACCTCTACGCCCGTCGTGCGCGTAATGTCGGACGCGATTCTTCTCGCAGCTGACATGGCGTTGATGAAGTCCTCCTGACTGCGCAACGGCGTGTGCATCGTCCTAAAGTGGCTGGCGGGAATCGTGTCCTTCTCCGAGTCAATCACGACCGCTTGGCCGTATGATGCTTGGCCGCCCAACGGGCAGTCGTCGTTCGTTGGCGCCTTGAGGAACTTCTCGAGGTAGTGGATGAACTCGCCGTCCTGCGGCATGCCGGATAGCGTGATGTTCCATGGCGGGTTGCGGTCGGCAAAGCATGCCTTGCCGTTCTCCACGCAGCAGGAATCGCCGAGGTCGGGGTTGAGCCATAAGAAGTAGTCGTCGATCCAGCTGGCAGCCGGCGACGAAATGTACGAAACCTCAGGACGCTTCCTCTCACCCTCCAGGATGTTGGCGAGGGAGAACTGGTCGCACGTCGTGAACCGGGCGCAGATCTCGCGTTGGTTTTTGCGCGCTGTGGCGTTGAAGTCCCTGGTGACAAAGTAAACCGGAGGACCGGTCTCCATGTACTTGTACAGATCGTTGAAGTAGGGGATGAGGTAGGACCCATCAGGGATGGCGACACGCTGGTCCAGGCCAAGCTGGACTTCGGGGATGAGAGCAATTCCGGCGGCaaagaggccgaggaacaCGGCGATAATGAtagccttggccttctttgCGAGGATGGCGGGAGCGTACGTCCGGCGGATGAACTGCTGCAGCCAGCTCTCCTCCGGCACCTCGTAGAACCGCGCGTTCGCGTTTCCGTTGCTGCCACTGAGGTGGACGCGAGCGGACTTCACTTGGAGGCAGGGGATGCAGTCCGCTCGGTGGTCCTCGACGCGGATCTGGTTCATAGCCAAGACAGACACGAACAGCGTGATCTGAAGGATGGCGTtgatgaagacggcgccggcagcgTAGGCAGCAAAGTTGCGCACTGCAGGCATGCCAACAAAGGTTCCAAGGGCAAAAGCAACCGTCTCGGTCAGGGCAGAGAAGAGGATGGAAGGCCCCATGCGGCCCAGTGCCTTGGCGATTCGCTCCTCCACCATCTCATCGGGGTGGCTGACGTTGACGCGCTCGAACTCGTGGACAATCAGGAAGATGTTGTCAACACCGACAGCGAGCACAATGAAAGGGATGacctcggcgatgatgagcgTGGCCTTGAGCCCGAACCAGGAGAAGAGACCGATAGAGGCGCTGATGGACATGAGGACGATCAAAATGCCCACGACGCCCAGTGAGAACTTGGACTGGACCAGAGCGACGGCAGGGTTCCTGATCATATCTCGGAACGACAGCGTGGTGGATCCGAGAGCGAGGGAGGCGTAGAGGAACATGATGATGTAGCTAATGACCACGATCTTGGCATCCGTGTTAGTCGACTTGTTCAGCTCCTGTTCCAGACTGATCTCGGTAGAGAAGGAGAGGCGGAGACCGCGCTCCTGGGCCTCCTGCTGGACTTCCAAAAGACGATCGCGGAGAGCAATTTCCCAGTCCATGGCACGCTCGACAGCAGGGCTGCCCTCAGCAGCGTTCTGGACAACCCAGGTAACAGTGATAGCAGTGGCATTGACGGGATCATCCTTCCAACCGCCGAGGATCATGTTGGGCTCGAGAGGCAGACCAAATTCGGGGCGGCACTCAACAGGCGACTTTGCGCACTGTCGGAGCTGATCCTTCCAGTCATTCTTCCCGACGAGCGAGGGATCGTTGCCGAAGTACGCCGCGACGGACTGGACAACGCAGGCGTTGCCGGTAGGCTTGAGGCAAATGTCGTCGAGCGTGGCACCAAACTCGGGGCCCTTCAACTGCAAGACGCTCTTCTCGACATCCATCCACCAGAGCAGCGTGTCGTAGCTCAGAACGGGAGCGGGTTCCTTGGAGTGCTGGTCGTTGACCAAGAACATCTTCTCGGCGCGGTAAAAGGGGCCAAACTGTTCGTCAAAGAAGGCCTTTTCTTTGGCGGCAGGAGAGGCAGGGCTGACCCAGAGGCGTGCAGGGTCGCGTTCGAGGTCAAACCTGACCCATCCGGCGCTAAGaatgatgacgacgatgagggtAACACCAATGGTGATTCCTTGGTAGCGTGCTGCCGCGTGGCCAAGCTTGCTAAAAGCAGCGTCGCACCAAGTATTGATCTTGTAGAATCGCTGGGGCCGGTCAAACATGGCGCCGTTCTGAACCAGGTcgccctcatcctcgtcgtcactgGGAGACGCATCTTGCAGCAGCCTGAGGCGCTCGCTTTCTCTTCTGGCACGGCGTCTCCAGACGACGTGTCCGACGACCCCGGCGATCGCAACGAACAAAAGAATGCTGTAGGTGAAAATGGCTGCGAAGGAAAGGCAAGGCAGAAGGCCGACGTGGCATTCGCCGGGTTTTGAAACAGCGGGGAGCTCCGGACAGACGGAGGGACAGTCGACACATGCGCAGCGGTAGTTGGGGTCCTCGTCGTTGCACTTTTTGGACTTTAGGTCGCGGGGTGACATGCCAGGCTCGTTGTACTCGGCGGGAAAGTTGATTTGGAACGGAGACCCGATGACCTTTTCGTCTCCCAAGAACTTGAGGAGCTGGGTGTAGTTCTTGGCGCCACCACCGATGAAGTCAATGGCTCTCGAATTGGAGGGTCCAAACTTGACTTCCTTGCAGCTGTCGAAGAAGCCGGTGCCATAATCCTTTGAGATCAGCTGGTCCAGCTCCGTGACCATTGTCTTTTTGTTCTTTTCCTGTGTCTTTGTAATGTTTAAGAAGAGAGACTGGTCGGGAGAGCACGTAAAGGTGCAGAATAGGTTGAAGAAGTTCTCCTTGCAAGCCGGGCAAGAAGAGATGATTTGGTTCGGGGTTCCGAGTTCAGAGGCAAGGGATTTGACCTACGGCAGAGCAAGTCAGCAGGCTACTCTGCAACGATGCTCAAGATGGGTACTTACCTGGTCGGCATCGCAGCAGACAGGACCGGAGTTCCATTTCGCTCCACAAAGGTCGACAATCTGCTGTCGCAGCTTTTCATCAGGCTCCTCAGCCAGGCCGTTGTCGGGGCATGGCAGTTGCTTGCCAAAGAAGCTCTTGGAGCCGCAGTGGCCGCGCATGGCACACCGGCCAGCTTCGTGCTTTGGAGTGAATGGCTCTGCTGACGCGCTGCTGCTTAGACTAGCCAGCAGCAAGCTGCCAGCTCCAAGAAGCTTCCATAGCGGCATCGAGGGTATCGTCTCTGCCGCTCAGCGGCTACGTCGGAGCTATGGTCGGTACTCGGTTGAAGCGTTGAGATATGCGAAAGCGGACAACAGACAAGCAGAATAGATAAGAGGGCGTCGCGTAACAACCAAAAatcgacgacagcgacgacgacgacaacagcgGCGATGGGAGATGGGGATGCAGGATGGGGAAAGAGGATGGAACGTAcggatgttggagatggctgATGTGCGACACCACGATGCACAGAGAGAGGTTAGGTACTTGGTATCTGAATGTACCGCGGTACCTGAGTTGAGTAGGTGGGCATGGTAGCGAGGAAGGTACCACAACCAGCTGTGAAGGAGCTCCGGTACCTCTAACTGCGTGCCTGCGTCATCCAAGTGCAACCGTGTGTGTCAAGTGGCTGCCCGGCCCATCCTGCAGAAGTGGGACACCAGCTGCTGAGCCGGAGCATTCCATTGGCGGGCCTTTTTCCAGCCATTCCGCTAACACTGGCAACGGCCCATGCTTCAAGATCAATGGCGTCACGAACACAGTCACGTGGACATTCGCTTCTCGTACCTGCCCAATGCGGAACTCGCTCGGATCCTCCTCCGGGGAGCGCGCCGGGCCGAGCCACTCCTAGACTCCGGACACCAGGCGTTTGGCATCTTCTTGACAGAGTATTTAGTCGTTTCAATGTCGaaaatagtaataatatGAGTGGACAAGAAATGATACAATGTCGTTGATACACAATGGATTCGACAAAAGTTCACAGTAGGCCACTACGCCAGCTTGTCCCAGTTCCTCCACTCCGTGTCCTCCTCAGGGAGCTCTACTCTTTCAGGGCCAGTGGTGAATCTCCTGATTGAATCCATAATCAGCCTATCTTTGTTGGTGTAAGTTAACAATTTAGCTTTCCTTGAGCAGAGTGCAGACAATAGGCCTACGAAACCGACATATAACAAAACCAACGAGAGTTGGCATCAAGCCTCCGACGCGAGGCTCTGGAACTCGTCGCACTCAAGCGACAACAGTTCCTGAAAGTGTCTGAGTACGCTAGAATAGAACGCCATTCCCCTTCAACCTCATGGCCAAGCTTCACGTCGCAACTACTTGACATCCTGTTTTCTTAGGCGTCCAGTGTCGTTGCCGGACCTGTTGAGGGAGCAGCAATGGCCTTGACCGTGATGAGGATCGGTATCTCTACAAGGTCGGCCTCAGTAACCGGTGTGGTGACCGAGCTGGATGTagtggtggcggcggcggtggtggtggtggaggtggaaGTCGAAAGGGGCGAGATCGTCAGAGGAGCGCGAGAGACCGAGTTGGACCCGCTTGAAAAGGGCGGTCCGCCCCCGGTACTGCTTCTTGGGGACGCCGATAGGTTCGAGGCtggcgacgccgatgtcGAAGTATCGCTGCTTGTCACTGAACCGTTGGAAGAAGTAAGAGAGGTAGACTGCTGTAAAGTGCCTGCTGTGGAGGCTAACATACTCAAACTAGATAGCAAGGTGATAGATGAAGGGGAGCTTATAACGTTAGCATTAGATGCTGAACTGTTAGGTGAGGAGATAGTCGATATTGAAGAGATGGCTAAGAAAGTAGACGCTCTAGTGCTTGCAGACGATGAAGAAGTTGACGCCGTAAAGGTCGAAGTAGAGATGTCTGATAGTCGTGTCAGCTGCTGGGGGGCGTCGGTTGAGGAGCTGGTACTCGTAATACCGAAGCTGCTAGAGCTGCTAGAGCTACCCGTGCTGCTGAAGCTATGAGAATTGCTGGAGCTCGACCCCGGCGGCGTAGGACCGAACCCGAAAAAGGCATGGAATGGCACAGTTGCGGCGTCAGTCCGCTGACAGGAAAGTCGAAGGTCTCCGTGGCGACGTTGTTGATCACGGCGCAGCCGATGTAGATGCTGCCGCTGACGGTGAAGCTGCTCAGTTTCACCTGGGCGGTGGCAATGCCTGCTACCGCCGCCAAGATCAGCAGCGGCTTGCCTTTCATCGAGGTGCGTTTCCGAATCATTGTCGTGATATGCGGACGGCTAGGTATTGAGAGGTAGGTATGTAGACGGGTGTGTTGGATATGAGGACCAAAGGGAGATAGCCAATGTCGTTTGGTAAGGAGAGGACATGAGGTAGATGATCATAAAATGTGACGGCACGGGTCCGAGGACCAGGAAAAGACTGACATCGTGAGGAACCGAAGCTTAGGTATTGTTATGACGCATTTTTGGGCGACATTAGGGCGTGGGGCCAAAGCCCTGGATCTGGAATATATACAGACTCAGTGTCACTATCTCCAAGGTTCATTCGCGTCTCAACCAGAGTCCGAAGCGCGGCTAGATCCCTGGTGGTACAAGGCGACGGGAACCGCTTCTTGCTCAACACATAGGACCAGCCAGGGCAAGACAACGAGATACGCCGGCAGAAACCAGAACTCAACGCATCCCAACTGCAGCTGAAAGGCAATTGCTTTCGAGTGCAAAAAAAGATGATCCAATGGCCGGGAATGGTGGGTTGATGCCCCGT belongs to Colletotrichum higginsianum IMI 349063 chromosome 5, whole genome shotgun sequence and includes:
- a CDS encoding viral A-type inclusion protein repeat domain-containing protein — protein: MSDAGSFEVVQHDETPKPAPSSPSTKSTVSTASSLKKPGSSSGAATATSSTVRRPTTASSTSTTATKPASTSSATTRVAGGLAKPPTRPPGGTSSTSTSTVRKPASSISSTATHRSRPSVSASEDESKRSIRRTSAVPSSGASAVGSPSREKRTSTIGSAAAARKPAASATTSTSGRPSSTVSRTPNSVAPRPSSISSRSSAATGPVAEAKKRLSTASTSAASSTTAPRSRTSIRPDSSGVSEALGKEVEQLKAQLIEKESQLAEKESQLSDLKTQVQQSQDKLTQYSDGVNRDAVQVRNAVLNIQKAHQDQVIELKAKQTELANQVDEANEHLMATDADYEKQQSEYKEAVAAKEAAEAELADLKQSLETLQAEHEQKLNESESALQKALDEHAAKIEELQTSLTEEHKSAIAALEAKHADELSQGLSATTDQEEALARLKASHEDAVTELQKKIDGLTASQNELEAAHEAKVNTEVEAHKTKLAAVETEIAELKSKLEAAEKVAEQAKADLDAKTAELAEVRANVADLESKLTAAETDVAKAREEALEFQKQIESIKEEITAKDEALEKAKAEHSAQVKKHDAELKQVSQDYEEEIESLKGDAFFKRKFQDLEAKHAELETEHTALNTKHTGLESQHAELESQHGALTAKLGDLESKHTELTSTHGELTKSHADASDSNTKALEAAKAELAAAVAALEAKEAEHQKALDAIRASHAEELEGAKSGASADKDAQLAELQSLKDSHAKQLDILKSDSEASLAKEIDALKASHAEVVGALQAETSGEKEKLLAEIASAKEAALAESSGDKEKLLAAHQEELASIAEKLRAEHEAELAAAKEKLIASHQAELEEAKKELAASHKAEFEEAKAKLLEAHQAELASIKQAGDSAHSEELATLKIQLDEALARIRETETSSAAALAEAKRKLDDSHTAEVEKLLSMHAEQVEAMKQQSSSGARAELDEINKAHSKVVEELTSQYEARSESLAKEVAKISADYSQLEAALQEAKQSVAKAESEKSKSQSGATELEAALKAVKDSLAKAEAEKAKLEEECGELGGMISTEKMARAEAEAALDAVKNKTPDTAEADNLREQLNNVKKGLEEELNVVRKSLVAAKQEVEDVKEDLKLAQKELEASKLEADRQSKTHKADYAELDDTMTKIVEEEQTKRRILEEEIQGLKKTLADKEKGVEEFQAQLKVKDAEIAEAKANAAVAKPKGLAASRFADGDDEAEGAADKPAEGEEEDHSSEALAVLQRARVNANQIHNMDRDMQERNLAMLESITDFQQPQRVDN
- a CDS encoding Patched sphingolipid transporter, with the protein product MPLWKLLGAGSLLLASLSSSASAEPFTPKHEAGRCAMRGHCGSKSFFGKQLPCPDNGLAEEPDEKLRQQIVDLCGAKWNSGPVCCDADQVKSLASELGTPNQIISSCPACKENFFNLFCTFTCSPDQSLFLNITKTQEKNKKTMVTELDQLISKDYGTGFFDSCKEVKFGPSNSRAIDFIGGGAKNYTQLLKFLGDEKVIGSPFQINFPAEYNEPGMSPRDLKSKKCNDEDPNYRCACVDCPSVCPELPAVSKPGECHVGLLPCLSFAAIFTYSILLFVAIAGVVGHVVWRRRARRESERLRLLQDASPSDDEDEGDLVQNGAMFDRPQRFYKINTWCDAAFSKLGHAAARYQGITIGVTLIVVIILSAGWVRFDLERDPARLWVSPASPAAKEKAFFDEQFGPFYRAEKMFLVNDQHSKEPAPVLSYDTLLWWMDVEKSVLQLKGPEFGATLDDICLKPTGNACVVQSVAAYFGNDPSLVGKNDWKDQLRQCAKSPVECRPEFGLPLEPNMILGGWKDDPVNATAITVTWVVQNAAEGSPAVERAMDWEIALRDRLLEVQQEAQERGLRLSFSTEISLEQELNKSTNTDAKIVVISYIIMFLYASLALGSTTLSFRDMIRNPAVALVQSKFSLGVVGILIVLMSISASIGLFSWFGLKATLIIAEVIPFIVLAVGVDNIFLIVHEFERVNVSHPDEMVEERIAKALGRMGPSILFSALTETVAFALGTFVGMPAVRNFAAYAAGAVFINAILQITLFVSVLAMNQIRVEDHRADCIPCLQVKSARVHLSGSNGNANARFYEVPEESWLQQFIRRTYAPAILAKKAKAIIIAVFLGLFAAGIALIPEVQLGLDQRVAIPDGSYLIPYFNDLYKYMETGPPVYFVTRDFNATARKNQREICARFTTCDQFSLANILEGERKRPEVSYISSPAASWIDDYFLWLNPDLGDSCCVENGKACFADRNPPWNITLSGMPQDGEFIHYLEKFLKAPTNDDCPLGGQASYGQAVVIDSEKDTIPASHFRTMHTPLRSQEDFINAMSAARRIASDITRTTGVEVFPYSLFYIFFDQYASIVSLTAALLGSAVAIIFVIASILLGSLMTALVVTVTVCMTVVDIIGAMAVFGVSLNAVSLVNLIICVGIGVEFCAHIARAFMFPSRTVMERAKNRFRGRDARAWTALVNVGSSVFSGITVTKLLGVFVLAFTRSKIFEIYYFRVWLALVVFAGTHALIFLPVALSLFGGEGYVDPESEGGIEEDLASRRYRALVPDEDTDSDDDY